The genomic region CCATACCATCTACATTACGCCGTTCGAAGTCTTGAAGAGGCCGCCTTTCTCGATCAACTTCCCAAAAACAAAATCGCTTTGTATTGTCGATCAGACGGTGAACGACTCGATATTAGAAACGTCATACCGAAGCCCAGTCTTAATGGAACATACAACGCACGCATATTCTCCTGTGGACCTTCATGCATGATGAAAGAATGTGCAAATATTGCCAATGAACTTGGGTATCCAGAACATATGCTACATTTCGAAGATTTTGGCAATGGTGGAGGTGGCGATCTGGGAGATGCCTTTGAAGTCCAAGTCGATGAGCCGGATTCCAACAGACACGAAACGATGACGGTTCCTCCAAACAAGACCCTACTAGACGTGCTCAACGACGCGGGGTTTGATATATTGTACTCGTGTAAGTCTGGGGCTTGCGGTGCTTGTAAAGTGGCAATTTGCGAGGGGAAGGTTGAGTATAAGAGCACGGCGCTgcttgagaaggaaaagggGCGGGCGTTACAGGCTTGTGTTGATCGTGGTATTGGGAGGCTTAAGATAGAGATAGATTAGGTCATAATACACACTCCTTCGAAGAGCAGTATTTTCCAAATCAAAAGTGATCCTGCTTTGTGACACTGATTCCCATTCTGTATCCGATGTTTCCGTTTGTTATTTAATCAGGATAAAGTTGGCAGGAGGTTCGAACTATCTTAGACATAGACCATTTTGAAAGACTACAACACAGCATGTTGACGATTCATGTCACGCGCGAGACGTCCGGGATCGTAGGTGAGGACGACAAAACCAGTCTATAGGCAATTGACCAGACAGTACATATGAAGATAAAGGAGATGAATTAGTGTTTGGCGACTCTGTCTAGGCTACACGCTACATAAAAAGATTTACAAAGGCTAGCGTCTCTGCTCATCTTTTATCCGTGGTCCATCTCTTATTGTAAAGCCAGATCGTAAGCTAGAACATGACTTGGCATGTGACCCGTACAACCAGTGCGATTTTACTGCACGAAACCCGAATTGTCCGCACAGTCAAAGACCTTGGCAATTGCCCCAGTGTCAAATGCCTCTTTGATCAAAATGCCAACAGAGTAACTGGAATGTCTGGTTAGTACATCACACGGAAGGAAATAGAGAATAAGTCAGTACTTACGTGCCAGCCACAATCATATAGAAGCCAAGAATCATAATGAGCACATGCAAGGCGTACTTGACCTTCTGACCCAGCGTCCCAGTCTTGTAGCTCTTGAAGTCATACATCCACAGTAGCGCAGGAAATACCAGGCTAAATGGCGCAAAGCAAAGAGAACCGGCCAAGCCGAGAAGGTAGTTCAAGATCGGCACCGCCTCCGCCACGATGAAGGCTGCAGTTCCCAGGGCCAGGTTGATACCAAGCCAAGTGCTCCAGTGAGTAAATGTATTGGCCTGCAGGTGCTCAGAGTCTCGTAATATGCGGACAAAGGCATATTTGGCAGCGACATGTTGATAGATGCCAACGCCGAGAATAAGTCCGGGTAAAGAGACTCCGTAAgcgatcttcttgatgagagGACCGGCACTGCCAAAAGCCGGCGTTGAGATCCAAGTTCCGCACCATCTGTAAATAACAAGGCTGAAAGAGAGATACATGGCTCCGACAATGAAGCCAGCCACAAGACAAGCCTTGCGATAATCATGCggtctcttcatctcagATATGACAGGTAAGAACATGGAAGAGCCGCAGGTACTGATGAAGATATTTGTCGCGTTGATCATACCGACAACAAAGCTCGGATACGCAATTGGTGCCCAGCCGAGCTCGAAGTCGCCCGTTTTAGGAGCTGCAGCTGGCCTGTCGACTTGCGTCACAGCGACAACGAAGATAAAAACTCCGAGGACGAATGTGATGAAGCCAAACCAGGTTAGCCAACCTAGACGGGCGAATGTGCGTATCGACGAGAAGAGCGTGATGAGGATAGCGGAGACGAGGGCGAAGACGACGGTGCATGCTCCATGATCTGATAGTGCGTTGAGACCGATAGCTGATGTGACTATGCCGCCTGCAGAGATGAGCACTTGAGCGACGATGATCTGTACACCGACAAGTTCACGACCCCAACGACCCCAGATGAGGCCCATCATATCA from Fusarium oxysporum Fo47 chromosome III, complete sequence harbors:
- a CDS encoding transmembrane amino acid transporter protein-domain-containing protein, whose product is MASPTISSMDQYTSPSKDEKILPHHGEAGSSDTEKGESREVFQENVDGVEFRTVSWQRATVVFLKINFAMSILAIPGALGALGSVGGSLCIVGYTSLNVYTALVLGDFKHNHTECHTLADMMGLIWGRWGRELVGVQIIVAQVLISAGGIVTSAIGLNALSDHGACTVVFALVSAILITLFSSIRTFARLGWLTWFGFITFVLGVFIFVVAVTQVDRPAAAPKTGDFELGWAPIAYPSFVVGMINATNIFISTCGSSMFLPVISEMKRPHDYRKACLVAGFIVGAMYLSFSLVIYRWCGTWISTPAFGSAGPLIKKIAYGVSLPGLILGVGIYQHVAAKYAFVRILRDSEHLQANTFTHWSTWLGINLALGTAAFIVAEAVPILNYLLGLAGSLCFAPFSLVFPALLWMYDFKSYKTGTLGQKVKYALHVLIMILGFYMIVAGTYSVGILIKEAFDTGAIAKVFDCADNSGFVQ